GATCACGATGATCCTCATGCGCCCGCCGTACGGGTTGACCGACTCCAGGGTCGCCGCCGAGAGCCGCCAGCTGGGGCTCGCGCAGATCATGTGGGACGTCGACACGCTCGACTGGCGCGACCAGGACCCCTCGCTCGTCGCCCAGCGCGCGACCGAGGCCGGGCCGGGCTCCATCGTGCTGATGCACGACATCCACGCCTCCACGGTCCAGGCCGTCCCCCGGATGCTGGACGACTTCGCCGCCAGGGGCTACAGGTTCGTGACGCTGTCCGAGCTGTACGGTGGGCGCCCCGCGCCGGGGAGGAAGCACTACGGCAGCCCGTGGCGCCTACGCCGCTGACGGGGAGCCAGGCGGAGGGAGCGGTGGAAGGCCCGGCGGAAGAGGCGTGAACCTTCCGTGCCCGTTCCCCGACTGTCCGGGGCGAGGAGGCAGGGTGACCAGACTTATCAGAGGGTGTAGGCCCCGTCCTTTAGGGCGGGGTAGGCCCGGCATGTCACAGGAAGTTGATCACTTCGAGTTCGTCTTGTCCTGGTCTGCGGATCAGTATGGTTCCGCCTTCGGTGCGGAGTTGCTCCAGGTAGGCGTACACCTGGAGTGCCCGGTTGACGGTGTCGGTCTTGGTGTCGCCGGTCAGTTCGGCGCCTTTGGCGAGGGCTTCCGCGCCGCGCTGGGTCAGGTTCACCGTCAGTCGCTCGAGAGGGCTCATACGCACATCGTACATACGCCACACGCATTCTTCGGTATCGTTGACCTCATGCGGCTCAGGTACAACTTCCGCCTCCACCCGTCGCCGGGGCAGCGCCAAGCGCTGGCCAGAGCGTTCGGGTGCGCACGGACGGTGTACAACGACGGACTGCGCATCAGGCAAGAAGCCCACGCGGGCGGCTTGCCGTACATCAAGGACACCGACCTGCAGAAGGCCGTGATCACGGCGGCGAAGAAGAGGCCGGACCGGGCATGGCTGGGTGAGGTGTCCTCGGTCGTGCTGGTGCAGGCGCTCGGCGACCTGCACGTGGCGTTCCGCACCTTCTTCGCCTCGGTCACCGGAAAACGTAAGGGCCGCAAGATCGCCGCGCCGCGATTTCGGTCCCGGAAGGATTCGCGGCAGGCGATCCGGCTGACCCGCAACGGGTTCTCGGTCCGCCCGAACGGGCGCCTGTACGTGGCCAAGGTCGGCGAGATCGAGGTGGTCTGGTCGCGGGAACTACCGTCTGAGCCGTCGTCGGTGACGGTGGTCAAGGACTCGGCGGGCCGCTACTTCGCGTCGTTCGTCGTCGAGACGGCGGACGAGGTGCTGCCGGAGACGGCCTCCGAGATCGGCGTCGATGTGGGTCTGACGCATTTCGCGATCACCTCGGACGGCCGAAAGGTCGCCAATCCGCGTATCCTGCGCCGCGCGGCCAAGAGACTCCGCAGGCTACAGAAGGCGCTGAGCCGAAAAGAGAAGGGGTCGGCGAACCGGGCCAAGGCCAAGCTCAAGGTCGCCAAGGCGCACGCCAGGGTGACCGACACGCGCCGCGACTTCGCCCACAAACTGTCCTCCACGTTGATCCGCGACAACCAAGCGGTCTATGTGGAGGATCTCGCCGTGTCGGGTTTGGCGCGCACGAAGCTGGCCAGGTCGGTGCACGATGCGGGTTGGTCGCAGTTCGTGAGCATGCTGGAGTACAAGGCGAGGCGGTATGGCCGCCACTTCGCCAAGATCGACCGCTGGTTTCCCTCTTCGAAGCTGTGCTCGGTGTGCGGGAGCATCGCCACCTCGATGCCGTTGAACGTCCGGTCGTGGATCTGCCCGTGCGGGGCGGTTCACGACCGGGATGTGAACGCGGCGATCAACATTCTGGCCGCCGGACGGGCGGACAGGTTAAACGCCTGTGGAGGCGATGTAAGACCACCGCTCGCGGTGGCGGACGCCCGCGAAGCAGGAACCCACCGGAGCGTCGCGTGAGCGGCGCGGGAGGAATCCCCGGCCTTCAGGCCGAGGAGGACGTCAATGACGAACTGCTGGTGGTCCGGTGCGGGCTCGGCGAGCGTGAGGCGTTCGCGGAGCTGGTGAGGGCCTGGCACGACCCGGTGTGGAACTACGTACGGCGCATGCTGGGGCCCTCGCGGGCCGACGACGTGGCCCAGGAGGTCTGGGTGGCCGTGGTGCGCGGGCTGCCGCACCTGAAGGAGCCGGGCAGGTTCGTGCCCTGGCTGTTCACGATCGCCAGGCGCGCGGTGGCCGACCGGCTCCGCGAGGAGTACGCCAGGCCCGAGATCCCGATGGAGGAGGAGCGGGCGTCCGCCGATCCCGGCGATTTCGCCGATGCCCTGGTGGACCGCGCCGACCTGTTCGCGGGCCTGGCGGAGCTGCCGGTCAGGGAGCGGGAGGTCCTCGTGCTGTTCTACCTGCAGGACCTCTCCCTGGAGGACTGCGCGCAGGTCTGCGCCGTCCCCGTCGGCACGGTCAAGTCACGCCTGTCCCGCGCGCGGCGCATGCTGCGCGAACAGCTCACGGAGAAGGGATACCGATGAACCCCGATGACATGATCGGCAGGCTGTCCGGCCCGCTGTCGCTGCGCCGCCGGATCGGCAACGTCGTGGCGCTGCTCGGCGGCCTGGGTGGGGCGCTGTTCACCGGCCTGCTGTGGGCCACGGAGCCCGTCCTGCCGGGCCGTACGCACCTGGCCTTCGGCGCGCTGGTCGCGCTCGGCCTGACCTGGGCAGGTTACGGGGCCTGGGCACTGACCCGGAGGACGCCGCTGTTCGCCCTCGACCGGGTGATCGCCGCCTGGCTGGCGGTGGCGGCGACGGCCCTGCTGACGGCGGGAACGGCCGCGGTCGCGGTCGCCAGGGACACCTGGGCGGGCACGGCGGGGGTCACCGTCGCCGCGACGCTGGCCGTGCTCGCGGTGGCCGTCCTGCTCAGGGCCCGCGCCGATCGCGCCGCCCTGCTGCGGCGCAAGCGCGAGCTCGGCGGCTGAGGCCCGCCACGGCCAGGGCCGCCGCGAGGCAGGCCATCGGGATCGAGGGCAGCACGTAACGGTGGTCGAAGTCCAGCGCGGCGATCGGGGCGAGGAGCAGGAAGACGGCCGCCGCCCACGGCAGCAGGGCCGGGCGTCGCCGTCCGGCGGCCCCGAGGGCGCCGAGCAGCAGGAGCGCGCCGATCAGCGGGCCGTGCAGGACACCGGGGTAGGAGTACGCGCCCAGGAGGCTCCCGTACGGCTCGACCGACGACATCCCCCGGATATCGCCGTCGTACTCGCGGCGCACCTGGTCGATCAGCGGGAAGGCGGGCAGCGGCCAGGAGCCGACGGGGAACGTGAGGGCAGGAGAGACGCGCAGGGGGTGGCGGACCGGGGTCGGCGCAAAGGTGAGGGAGGCGTCGCGGGCGACCTCGCGGAGGTAGTCCAGCGGCTGGGCGGCGATGGCGCGCAGCGCGAAGGACCTGGCCAGGTCGTTGTGGGCGAATCGGCCTCCCGGCAACCTGTTGAGCGAGGCTCCGGCCGCCCAGACGTACTCGGACGCGGCGTCGACGACGGTGCCGTTCGGGCACAGGACCGCCTCCCTCGCCGGTGGCCTGATCACCGAGCAGTCGGCGAACGTCATCGTGCGCGCCCACAGCGCTACGCCGTCGGAGCCGCTGAGCGCGAACCGCCCGTGGTGCTGCTGGTACCAGCCCGCGTAGGCCGCGAGCGGCAGCAGCCCGGCGACGGCCAGTGCCACCACCCGTCGCCGGCCCGCCCGCCGCAGGAGCAGGTGGAGCAGGACCAGCCCGAGCAGTGGCACCGCGACCGTACGGGTGAGCCCGGCCAGTGCCAGCAGCAGGCCCGCCACGGCGACCGCCCGCGCCGACGGCCTGGCCCGCCACATCAGCACCGTCAGGGCGGCGGTGATGAGGAAGATGAGCTGGGTGTCGGAGAGTACGGCGTGTTCGAGCCTGAGGAAGGCGGGGTTGAACAGCACGGGCAGGGTCGCCAGGGTGGCTCCCCATCCGGGAAGCGAGTGGCGGCGCAGCACCAGATAGATCATCAGACCCGTGCCGAGGCCCATGGCGTGCTGGACGCCCGCGACGAGCTCCACGCTGTGGAAGGGCAGCAGCAGCCGCAGCAGGAAGGGGTACCCGGCCGGGTGGAACGCGCCGGAGGGCTCCAGATGGACGGCCGTGTTCAGATAGGTGAAGGAGTCGTACCAGTAGAGCTGGGCGGTGTCGTAGCCGAGCATGACGAGGCCGCGGAGCCCCGCCGCCAGGATGATCACGACGGTGAACAGCCGGTGGCCGCCGAGAGCGTCGCGGAGGGCGTCGCGGAGGGCGCGGAGCCGGTCGCGTGGACCGCTCCTTTCGGGCGGGGCGGGCAGGGTCCGGGTCCCGCCGGGTGAGGTGAGCATGGATGATCCCCCGTTCCGAGGCCGGGAAGTTCCCGGCACGGTGGGAGCAGTCCAGCGATCAGCCGATAACCTTGCCGTCACCGAAATCGGTTATGTCCGCGTTATGCCGTCTGTGGCACGCTGGCGCGATTCGGAGCCGGGGGAGGCGTCTTGCGGGTATTGGTCGTCGAGGACGAGCTGATGCTCGCCGACTCGATCGCGGAGGGTTTGCGCGGTGAGGCGCTCGCCGTCGACGTCGCCTACGACGGGGAGGCGGCGCTGGAACGACTTCGGCTCCACGACTACGACGTGCTCGTCCTGGACCGGGACCTGCCGGGCGTACACGGTGACGACGTGTGCAAGACCGTGGTCGCCGACGGGGCCCTCGTGCGGATCATCATGCTCACCGCGGCGGGCGACGTGCGCTCACGGGTGGCGGGCCTGTCCCTCGGCGCCGACGACTACCTGCCCAAGCCGTTCGCGTTCGAGGAGCTGACGGCCCGCGTGCTCGCGCTGGGCCGCCGTGTGCGGCCCGCCGACCCGCCGCTGCTGGAGCGGGCGGGCATCAGCCTGGACCGGGCGCACCGGCAGGTGTTCCGCGGCGGGCGCTACGTGCCGCTCGCCCGTAAGGAGTTCGGCGTGCTGGCCGAGCTGCTGCGAGCCGGTGGGGCGGTGGTCTCCAGCGAGACGCTGCTGGAGAAGGTGTGGGACGAGCACACCGACCCGTTCACCAACACCGTGCGGACGACGATGATGAAGTTGCGCCGGAAGATCGGCGATCCGCCGGTCATCGAGACCGTCACGGGAGTGGGATACCGCATTCCATGAAGATGAGCGTTCGTTTCCGGTTCGCCGTGGTCTGTGGCACGGTCTTCCTCTACCTCGGCGTCGTTCTGGTCGCGGGACTCGCCTTCCTCGTACGGCAGAGCCTGGAGCCCCGCGACGGGTTGCGGCATCCCCAGTACATCCGGGTCGCGGGCTTCTACTACATGCCGCAATATCCCGAGTATCGGGTGGCGGAGCAGCGGGTCGCGCAGGTCAGGCGCATCTACCAGGCCGACACGATCAGCAACGTCCTCACCGTGGGTGGCTTCACGGTGCTCGTGGGTGCCGGGGTCGCGACGATGGTCGGCTGGCGGGCCGCGGGCTGGGCGCTCCGCCCCGTCAGATCGGTCACCGAGAGCGCGCGATACATCGCCCAGAGCCATGACCTCACCGGTCGCATCACCTACGCCGGACGAGACGACGAGGTCAAGGAGCTCGTCGACATCGTCGACACCATCGTCGGCCGCCTGGCCCGTTCCTTCGACGGCCAGCGGCGCTTCGTCGCCAACGCCTCCCACGAGCTGCGCACCCCGCTCACCATCAACCGCACCCTGGTGGACGTGGCGGTCAGGCGGCCCGACGCGAGCGAGGACGTCAAGCGGCTCGGCGAGTCCCTGCTGCTGGTCAACACCCGGCACGAGAGGCTGATCGACGGCCTGCTCGCCCTGACAGAAGGCGAGCAGGCGGTCCTCGACCGCCGTCCCTTCGACCTGACCGACGTGGTCGAGCACGTGCTCGACCTGGCGGGCAAGGAGGCGGGAGAGCACGAGTTGACCATCCACCGGCTGCTGGACTCCGCGCCGACCGCCGGTGAACCGGTGCTGGTCGAGAGGCTCGTGCAGAACCTCGTGGAGAACGCGATCCGGCACAACCACGACGGCGGCCAGGTGTGGGTGACCACCCGGCAGCGCGCCGACCGGGTGGAGCTGGTGGTGGCGAACACCGGGTTGCCCGTACCGCACTACGAGATCGAGACGATCTTCGAGCCGTTCCGGCGGCTCCACGGCGACCGGCTGCGCTCCGATCGCGGCAGCGGCCTGGGACTGTCGATCGTCCGGGTCGTCGCCGAGGCCCATGGCGGCAACGTGACCGCGGGCTCCCGGGAGGAGGGCGGCCTGACGATCACCGTCGAGCTGCCGCGCGAGAGTCTCTGACGCCCGGTCATCGGGTACCCGCCGGTATCGGGCGAGCCGGGTGCGCGGTTCGAGGGTGAGGCGGG
This region of Streptosporangium sp. NBC_01495 genomic DNA includes:
- a CDS encoding RNA-guided endonuclease InsQ/TnpB family protein, with translation MRLRYNFRLHPSPGQRQALARAFGCARTVYNDGLRIRQEAHAGGLPYIKDTDLQKAVITAAKKRPDRAWLGEVSSVVLVQALGDLHVAFRTFFASVTGKRKGRKIAAPRFRSRKDSRQAIRLTRNGFSVRPNGRLYVAKVGEIEVVWSRELPSEPSSVTVVKDSAGRYFASFVVETADEVLPETASEIGVDVGLTHFAITSDGRKVANPRILRRAAKRLRRLQKALSRKEKGSANRAKAKLKVAKAHARVTDTRRDFAHKLSSTLIRDNQAVYVEDLAVSGLARTKLARSVHDAGWSQFVSMLEYKARRYGRHFAKIDRWFPSSKLCSVCGSIATSMPLNVRSWICPCGAVHDRDVNAAINILAAGRADRLNACGGDVRPPLAVADAREAGTHRSVA
- a CDS encoding RNA polymerase sigma factor yields the protein MSGAGGIPGLQAEEDVNDELLVVRCGLGEREAFAELVRAWHDPVWNYVRRMLGPSRADDVAQEVWVAVVRGLPHLKEPGRFVPWLFTIARRAVADRLREEYARPEIPMEEERASADPGDFADALVDRADLFAGLAELPVREREVLVLFYLQDLSLEDCAQVCAVPVGTVKSRLSRARRMLREQLTEKGYR
- a CDS encoding response regulator transcription factor translates to MRVLVVEDELMLADSIAEGLRGEALAVDVAYDGEAALERLRLHDYDVLVLDRDLPGVHGDDVCKTVVADGALVRIIMLTAAGDVRSRVAGLSLGADDYLPKPFAFEELTARVLALGRRVRPADPPLLERAGISLDRAHRQVFRGGRYVPLARKEFGVLAELLRAGGAVVSSETLLEKVWDEHTDPFTNTVRTTMMKLRRKIGDPPVIETVTGVGYRIP
- a CDS encoding sensor histidine kinase, with the translated sequence MSVRFRFAVVCGTVFLYLGVVLVAGLAFLVRQSLEPRDGLRHPQYIRVAGFYYMPQYPEYRVAEQRVAQVRRIYQADTISNVLTVGGFTVLVGAGVATMVGWRAAGWALRPVRSVTESARYIAQSHDLTGRITYAGRDDEVKELVDIVDTIVGRLARSFDGQRRFVANASHELRTPLTINRTLVDVAVRRPDASEDVKRLGESLLLVNTRHERLIDGLLALTEGEQAVLDRRPFDLTDVVEHVLDLAGKEAGEHELTIHRLLDSAPTAGEPVLVERLVQNLVENAIRHNHDGGQVWVTTRQRADRVELVVANTGLPVPHYEIETIFEPFRRLHGDRLRSDRGSGLGLSIVRVVAEAHGGNVTAGSREEGGLTITVELPRESL